The following proteins are co-located in the Nitrospiraceae bacterium genome:
- a CDS encoding response regulator transcription factor, with protein sequence MLTVKPSAVGVRDSVLIFMKSESFAQSLKKALETSGYRSTTVTTESAALAEAKTNVPSLIILDRQSGAITNFRQLRGLNAVPIVAVQENSNSCSEEECIQDYDHDVDLIVCGQSVRELVARARAILRRRDARAESHVLYSAGNVRLDLGRHEVRVDGRPVDLTPKEFQILKQFLESPSRVFSRQEMLNRVWGEGYALEEHALDVHIHSLRQKIERNPSRPTFIVTVRGIGYKLRA encoded by the coding sequence ATGCTGACGGTCAAGCCTTCCGCGGTCGGTGTCCGCGACTCAGTTCTCATCTTCATGAAATCGGAGTCTTTTGCGCAGTCGCTGAAGAAGGCGTTAGAGACGAGCGGCTACCGCAGCACGACCGTGACTACGGAATCCGCGGCCCTCGCTGAGGCGAAGACGAATGTCCCCTCCTTGATTATCCTTGACCGTCAGAGCGGCGCGATCACGAATTTCCGCCAGTTGCGAGGGCTGAACGCAGTCCCCATCGTAGCCGTACAAGAAAACAGCAACTCCTGCTCGGAAGAGGAATGCATACAGGACTATGACCATGACGTCGATCTCATTGTCTGTGGTCAGAGCGTCCGTGAACTGGTCGCGCGGGCTCGCGCGATTCTTCGACGTCGGGATGCTCGTGCGGAGTCACACGTCCTGTATAGTGCGGGGAATGTTCGGCTGGACCTCGGTCGCCACGAAGTTAGAGTCGACGGCCGTCCGGTCGATCTGACTCCAAAGGAATTCCAGATTCTCAAGCAGTTCCTCGAATCACCCTCGCGCGTTTTCTCCCGCCAGGAGATGCTCAATCGGGTGTGGGGAGAAGGCTATGCCCTCGAAGAGCATGCCCTTGATGTCCACATTCATTCCCTACGGCAGAAGATCGAACGGAACCCGTCCCGTCCGACGTTCATCGTGACCGTCAGGGGCATCGGCTATAAGCTCCGCGCCTAG
- a CDS encoding CBS domain-containing protein, with product MVTVGQLMKKDLVTVDSGTSVIEAAKLMKACNVGSVLVSRQERIVGIVTESDIVKKVIGSDRGPYFVPVEEIMSSPVVGIEERRPITEAADMMNKHRTRHLGVTKGGTLVGVVSVRDFLKPVSIDEL from the coding sequence ATGGTAACTGTCGGTCAATTGATGAAGAAGGATCTGGTCACGGTGGACTCCGGCACCTCGGTCATAGAGGCGGCCAAACTGATGAAGGCCTGCAATGTCGGGAGCGTGCTAGTCTCCCGTCAAGAGCGCATCGTCGGTATCGTCACGGAATCGGATATCGTCAAGAAGGTCATTGGATCAGATCGTGGTCCCTACTTTGTCCCTGTTGAAGAAATCATGAGCAGTCCCGTTGTCGGCATCGAAGAGCGTCGCCCCATTACGGAGGCCGCCGATATGATGAACAAGCACCGGACGAGGCACTTGGGCGTGACCAAAGGCGGGACGCTCGTCGGAGTCGTGTCGGTCAGAGACTTCCTGAAGCCTGTGTCCATCGACGAACTCTAG
- a CDS encoding PepSY domain-containing protein produces the protein MKHNHDRVMQAKKTVALISTCSVTIERAINVALSSIGGTVFDAKLKEVDERVVWRVKLLNAGRQFKVYIDGRSGHVLEAKAEIVADERQEGVQPGRIPTFESASR, from the coding sequence ATGAAGCATAATCATGACAGAGTGATGCAAGCGAAGAAAACCGTCGCTCTGATCAGCACCTGTTCCGTCACGATCGAGCGGGCTATTAATGTGGCACTGTCGAGCATCGGCGGAACGGTGTTTGATGCCAAACTGAAAGAAGTCGACGAACGGGTGGTGTGGCGCGTGAAACTCCTCAATGCTGGAAGACAGTTCAAGGTATATATCGACGGACGGTCCGGTCACGTCCTCGAGGCGAAGGCCGAGATAGTTGCCGATGAAAGGCAGGAAGGCGTACAACCGGGTCGCATACCAACGTTTGAATCGGCGTCTCGATAA
- a CDS encoding RNA-binding protein, whose amino-acid sequence MQTKLIVDGFPSSFTEQDLKVLLVPFGSVLSVSIARDPQGESLRMGQVEMALPEEAKQAKEKLHLSYIQGKMLLVFWQTNETGK is encoded by the coding sequence TTGCAAACCAAGCTTATTGTCGATGGATTTCCGTCCTCCTTCACTGAACAAGATCTCAAGGTTCTACTCGTCCCCTTTGGTTCTGTTCTTTCTGTCTCAATTGCGCGAGATCCGCAGGGAGAGTCCTTGCGCATGGGTCAGGTAGAAATGGCTCTGCCAGAAGAAGCGAAACAAGCCAAAGAAAAGCTACATCTGTCCTACATCCAAGGAAAGATGCTTCTGGTATTCTGGCAGACAAACGAAACGGGGAAGTGA
- a CDS encoding PstS family phosphate ABC transporter substrate-binding protein, which yields MNANRLRTRQIGLGRLILYGFSPALVGVCILLGLSFALPPQSSGQLKPPLDPQIPPYQPVSSLTAGALSVAGSETMEPLTKSWAKDLQQLYPGLAIKVESRGSETGLAALLEGKAQIAAMSRRMNQQEIVEFKREFGYEPVEVPVAVDALAVFVHIDNPIEGLSLDQLDAMFSKERRRGLQYPINTWGEALLLDEAWTNAPVHLYGSNGNSGTASFFKEHVLKGAPTKDTMTVVAGSASVVVELVKDRLGIGVSGIGYRISGIRPVPIASVQGGRYVQPSFQSAMDGSYPLRRNLYLYINRPPKIAAPPSLSEYVKFALSQQGQQIVLAHGYFPLPTTELNRLTKLWTTPVRAAATDQPAKTHD from the coding sequence ATGAACGCAAATCGGTTGAGAACACGACAGATAGGGTTAGGACGGCTCATCCTCTACGGCTTTTCCCCTGCTTTAGTTGGAGTCTGTATCCTCCTGGGACTGAGTTTTGCTCTGCCACCTCAATCGTCCGGGCAGTTGAAGCCACCGCTGGACCCCCAAATCCCCCCCTACCAGCCCGTCAGCAGTCTGACTGCTGGTGCGCTCTCGGTCGCAGGGTCGGAAACCATGGAGCCATTGACAAAATCGTGGGCCAAAGACCTCCAACAGCTGTATCCCGGCTTGGCTATCAAGGTCGAGAGCAGAGGATCAGAGACGGGATTGGCTGCCCTGCTGGAAGGGAAAGCCCAGATTGCCGCGATGTCTCGGCGCATGAACCAACAGGAAATCGTCGAATTCAAGCGGGAGTTTGGCTACGAACCGGTCGAAGTTCCGGTCGCGGTGGATGCGCTGGCCGTCTTCGTCCATATCGACAATCCGATCGAAGGACTCTCCCTCGACCAACTTGACGCGATGTTCTCGAAAGAGCGTCGGCGAGGGCTGCAATACCCCATCAACACGTGGGGAGAGGCGCTGCTCCTCGATGAAGCATGGACCAACGCTCCGGTTCATCTCTACGGAAGCAACGGAAATTCCGGCACGGCCTCGTTCTTCAAGGAGCACGTGTTGAAGGGAGCACCGACCAAGGACACCATGACGGTGGTTGCCGGCTCCGCCTCGGTGGTTGTGGAACTGGTGAAGGATCGGCTCGGAATCGGAGTCAGCGGAATCGGCTATCGAATTTCAGGCATCCGTCCCGTCCCTATCGCCTCGGTCCAAGGAGGTCGATATGTTCAGCCAAGCTTTCAATCTGCAATGGACGGCTCGTATCCTTTGAGACGGAACCTCTATCTGTATATCAATAGACCGCCCAAGATTGCCGCCCCTCCCTCACTCAGCGAATATGTCAAGTTCGCGCTCAGCCAACAGGGCCAACAAATTGTCTTGGCTCACGGATACTTTCCCCTTCCGACCACTGAGCTCAATCGGCTGACCAAGTTATGGACGACCCCCGTGCGAGCCGCTGCCACGGACCAACCAGCTAAAACCCACGACTAG
- a CDS encoding TraR/DksA family transcriptional regulator, producing the protein MSHLITTEPELFADPTDQAAADHELDVSWSVKMRTVEKLRRIEQALISLRERSYGICRRCGQEIPCARLKVQPDSLYCVHCQTMRERRGL; encoded by the coding sequence ATGTCTCACTTGATTACGACAGAACCGGAACTGTTCGCCGATCCTACCGACCAGGCCGCTGCAGACCATGAACTCGATGTCTCATGGTCGGTCAAGATGCGCACTGTTGAAAAACTTCGTCGAATCGAACAAGCACTCATATCCCTGCGTGAACGTTCGTACGGGATCTGTCGTCGCTGCGGTCAAGAAATCCCCTGTGCCAGACTCAAAGTGCAGCCAGATTCGCTCTACTGTGTTCACTGTCAAACGATGCGTGAGCGTCGAGGGTTATAA
- a CDS encoding methylglyoxal synthase, with translation MKDNIVPMAAQKTVAIVAHDNKKQDLLAWAKFNREALSHHRLVATGTTGKLLQRELGIPVTRLQSGPLGGDQQIGAKISEGEIDVLIFFWDPLEPHPHDPDVKALLRIAVVWNIPIACNRASADFLISSSLMPQAYQRLVPDYEGYRTRLLRRDVA, from the coding sequence ATGAAGGACAACATCGTACCGATGGCCGCGCAGAAAACCGTGGCCATTGTGGCCCATGACAACAAGAAACAAGATCTCCTCGCCTGGGCGAAGTTCAACCGTGAGGCACTCAGTCATCACAGGCTCGTCGCGACCGGAACCACAGGGAAGTTGCTCCAAAGGGAACTCGGGATTCCTGTGACGCGGCTGCAGAGCGGGCCGCTGGGGGGCGATCAACAAATCGGTGCGAAAATCAGTGAGGGCGAGATTGATGTCCTCATTTTCTTTTGGGATCCGCTGGAGCCGCACCCGCACGATCCTGATGTGAAAGCGCTGCTCCGCATCGCAGTGGTCTGGAATATTCCGATCGCCTGCAACAGAGCCTCGGCGGATTTCTTGATTTCGTCTTCTTTAATGCCGCAGGCGTATCAACGGCTCGTGCCAGACTATGAGGGATACCGAACCCGCCTGCTCCGTCGCGATGTAGCCTAG